The Helianthus annuus cultivar XRQ/B chromosome 16, HanXRQr2.0-SUNRISE, whole genome shotgun sequence genome includes a window with the following:
- the LOC110915712 gene encoding uncharacterized protein LOC110915712 — MSFGGFRRSVMSIGNDRSINQVHSMDVNADSSSEMHCELGSFEHQVFRRFRALSGSSADEVLSLNWVFKLLDAFIACQEDFKVVMLENGADLSNPPLDRFATEFFDMIVKALDICNAVRDGVERIRAWCKHLEIVETAFDSKSRNVIGEGQFRRAKKSLTDLTMLMLDDNKESSCFFAYGNRSFGCPNKGKDNQQKAGHSRSLSWSVPNSWSASKQLQLIANGLIPPRGHEVSAANGLANAVYTMGFVLMFVLWALASAIPCQDRSFQVHFSVPRQFSWGTPLNSLHTRIMDESKKRERKNGVGLLKEIQQMEKSINLVTDLVDSVNQFPLTEEQKEEVRTAVQEVSQVCNVFKNGLDPLERQLREVFRKIMSCRTAGLEVMSRA, encoded by the coding sequence ATGTCGTTTGGGGGTTTTCGACGATCGGTTATGAGTATCGGGAATGATCGGAGCATTAATCAAGTGCATTCAATGGATGTTAATGCTGATTCGAGTTCAGAAATGCATTGTGAACTCGGGTCGTTTGAACACCAGGTTTTCAGGCGGTTTCGTGCGCTTTCGGGTTCGTCTGCTGATGAAGTTTTGTCTCTGAATTGGGTTTTTAAGTTGTTGGATGCTTTTATCGCGTGTCAGGAGGATTTTAAGGTTGTTATGTTGGAAAACGGGGCAGATCTTTCGAACCCGCCGTTGGATAGGTTTGCGACGGAGTTTTTTGATATGATTGTTAAGGCGCTTGATATTTGTAATGCTGTTCGTGATGGGGTGGAAAGGATTCGAGCTTGGTGTAAGCATTTGGAGATTGTTGAAACTGCGTTTGATTCAAAATCGAGAAATGTAATCGGTGAAGGGCAGTTTAGGAGGGCGAAGAAAAGCTTGACCGATTTAACTATGCTAATGCTTGATGATAATAAAGAATCGTCATGTTTTTTTGCGTATGGAAACCGATCTTTCGGGTGCCCGAATAAAGGAAAAGACAATCAACAAAAGGCAGGACACTCGAGGTCTCTTTCGTGGAGTGTACCCAACTCATGGTCTGCAAGCAAGCAGCTTCAGTTGATAGCTAACGGGTTGATCCCGCCTAGAGGACATGAAGTTTCCGCTGCTAACGGGCTAGCTAACGCCGTTTACACAATGGGTTTTGTTCTTATGTTTGTTTTATGGGCTCTGGCGTCTGCAATCCCGTGTCAAGATCGAAGCTTTCAAGTTCATTTCTCTGTGCCGAGACAATTCTCATGGGGCACCCCGCTAAATTCACTTCATACTCGGATTATGGATGAATCCAAGAAACGTGAACGGAAGAACGGTGTTGGGCTGCTAAAGGAGATTCAGCAAATGGAAAAGTCGATTAATTTGGTGACGGATTTGGTTGACTCGGTGAACCAGTTTCCGTTGACTGAAGAACAGAAGGAAGAGGTGCGAACGGCTGTTCAAGAAGTGTCTCAAGTATGTAATGTGTTTAAGAACGGGTTGGACCCGTTGGAGCGTCAGCTGAGAGAAGTGTTTCGCAAGATCATGTCGTGTAGGACCGCCGGGCTTGAAGTTATGAGCAGGGCATAA